Proteins from one Streptomyces sp. NBC_00390 genomic window:
- a CDS encoding GNAT family N-acetyltransferase: protein MTDLVIRALDASDAHLFDTLPDPLGVGRALARATHRPDWKRVALRDGKVVARAAWWGGPDDETPVNLNWFDMAEGEEAAGAELLCTSPFQVEYELILPAGWREDPAALAAGEARMRAASGAGMKVLVERYQYRWTPQCGLPERPGRLEFRPEPDDAVILDVLRRVHSVTLDAHALAAIAEEGLDKAAQEELDFFHWCPSPREWWQLAFTPGGELVGLHIPARNPSGPCVGFIGVVPEQRGRGYAYDLLVECTHFLAEQGAEFIAGATDQGNFPMAANFAKAGHPVIQERVHFVPGPRH, encoded by the coding sequence ATGACCGATCTGGTCATCCGCGCGCTCGACGCGAGCGACGCGCATCTTTTCGACACCCTGCCCGATCCGCTCGGCGTGGGCCGCGCGCTCGCCCGCGCCACGCACCGTCCCGACTGGAAGCGCGTCGCTCTGCGCGACGGCAAGGTGGTCGCGCGGGCCGCCTGGTGGGGCGGACCCGACGACGAAACCCCGGTCAATCTCAACTGGTTCGACATGGCCGAGGGCGAGGAGGCGGCGGGCGCGGAACTGCTGTGCACCTCCCCCTTCCAGGTCGAGTACGAACTGATCCTGCCCGCCGGCTGGCGCGAGGACCCGGCGGCCCTGGCGGCCGGTGAGGCCCGGATGCGGGCCGCTTCTGGAGCCGGGATGAAGGTGCTGGTCGAGCGGTACCAGTACCGGTGGACCCCGCAGTGCGGGCTGCCGGAGCGCCCCGGGCGGCTGGAGTTCCGCCCGGAGCCCGACGACGCCGTGATCCTCGACGTCCTGCGCCGGGTGCACTCCGTGACCCTGGACGCGCATGCCCTGGCCGCCATCGCCGAAGAGGGCCTGGACAAGGCGGCCCAGGAGGAGCTGGACTTCTTCCACTGGTGCCCCTCGCCGCGCGAGTGGTGGCAGCTGGCCTTCACCCCCGGCGGTGAGCTGGTGGGCCTGCACATCCCGGCGCGCAATCCGTCGGGGCCGTGCGTCGGCTTCATCGGTGTCGTACCGGAGCAGCGCGGCAGGGGCTACGCGTACGACCTGCTCGTGGAGTGCACGCACTTCCTGGCCGAGCAGGGCGCCGAGTTCATCGCGGGAGCGACGGACCAGGG